The Methylacidimicrobium sp. B4 genome contains a region encoding:
- a CDS encoding amino acid permease: MEPRGAAGGESPNQQQPPVELHRTLSALDLMLLGVGAIVGAGIFVLTGVAAATAAGPGLSLSFVVAGLACLFAALCYAEFASVVPTAGSAYSYASLSMGEFAGWLTGWNLILAYLLTGGVVAIGWSGYFQELLSGVGLSLPASLGKAPHEGGVLNLPAALIALGLSGVLASGARESARFNHWIVGVKLLVIGLFLLVAVRHVNPQNWHPLLPFGWKGVMTGAALIFFAYVGFDAVSTAAEEAKEPQRDLPLGILGSLVICTLIYILVGVVLTGIVPYRILDVKDPVAFALVQVGERVAANFVAVGAIAGITSALLVNMYGQSRVFFAMCRDGLLPGSLGKIHPVSRTPARMILLIGALVAGIAGFLPIEAVAELTNMGALAAFIVVALGALVFRKKRPGLRRPFQVPAMPWSALAAIGFCGYLMTNLSRRTLVWFLAWMALGAFVYLVFLWGRPGRPAHAALTRGDTDGGQPAPYPAGIWFPTGVSRTQSGVRGGLSGG; this comes from the coding sequence ATGGAGCCGCGGGGAGCAGCGGGAGGAGAGTCACCCAACCAGCAGCAGCCGCCCGTCGAGCTCCATCGCACGCTCTCGGCGCTCGATCTGATGCTCCTTGGAGTGGGAGCGATCGTGGGCGCAGGGATCTTCGTCCTCACCGGTGTCGCTGCGGCGACCGCGGCGGGACCGGGCCTCTCTCTCTCCTTCGTGGTAGCGGGCCTCGCCTGTCTCTTTGCCGCTCTCTGCTACGCGGAGTTCGCTTCGGTGGTGCCCACTGCCGGGAGTGCCTACTCCTATGCTTCGCTGAGCATGGGGGAGTTCGCGGGCTGGCTGACGGGGTGGAACCTGATCCTGGCCTACCTGCTGACCGGCGGGGTCGTCGCCATTGGGTGGTCGGGCTATTTTCAGGAGCTCTTGTCGGGAGTCGGGCTCTCGCTGCCCGCCTCCTTGGGCAAGGCGCCGCATGAAGGGGGGGTGCTCAACCTTCCAGCGGCGCTGATCGCTCTGGGCCTGAGCGGCGTTCTCGCCTCAGGGGCGCGGGAGAGCGCACGCTTCAACCACTGGATCGTCGGGGTGAAGCTCCTCGTGATCGGGCTCTTCCTGCTCGTCGCCGTGCGTCATGTCAATCCGCAAAACTGGCATCCGCTGCTTCCCTTCGGCTGGAAGGGAGTGATGACCGGGGCCGCACTCATCTTCTTTGCCTACGTCGGCTTCGATGCCGTCTCTACGGCGGCGGAGGAGGCAAAGGAGCCGCAGCGCGACCTGCCGCTGGGGATCCTGGGATCGCTCGTCATCTGCACCCTGATCTACATCTTGGTGGGCGTGGTCTTGACCGGAATCGTCCCGTACCGGATTCTCGACGTCAAGGACCCGGTCGCTTTCGCCCTGGTCCAGGTCGGGGAGCGGGTGGCCGCGAACTTCGTGGCCGTCGGGGCGATCGCCGGAATTACCTCCGCGCTCCTGGTGAACATGTACGGGCAGTCCCGTGTCTTCTTCGCCATGTGCCGGGACGGCCTGCTGCCAGGCTCCTTGGGCAAGATTCATCCGGTCTCCCGGACCCCGGCGCGCATGATCCTGCTGATCGGGGCCCTCGTTGCGGGAATCGCGGGCTTCCTGCCGATCGAAGCGGTCGCGGAGCTGACCAACATGGGGGCGCTGGCCGCCTTTATCGTCGTCGCCCTGGGAGCGCTGGTTTTCCGAAAGAAGAGGCCCGGGCTGCGACGGCCGTTCCAGGTCCCGGCCATGCCGTGGAGCGCCTTGGCCGCGATCGGATTTTGCGGCTACCTGATGACCAACCTGAGCCGCAGAACCCTGGTCTGGTTCCTGGCCTGGATGGCATTGGGTGCCTTCGTCTATCTCGTCTTCCTGTGGGGTCGTCCGGGCCGACCAGCCCACGCGGCCCTGACGCGGGGAGACACCGATGGAGGGCAACCGGCACCCTACCCCGCGGGCATCTGGTTCCCAACGGGAGTGAGCCGAACGCAATCAGGGGTGAGGGGCGGCCTTTCGGGCGGCTAG
- a CDS encoding AAA family ATPase, with product MPSQEPPRPPCLSPDELLGFLRDPRSYPHPPERVAFLQTHASYVFVVPPYVYKVKKPVNFGFLDYSTLERRKHFCEQEVALNRELCPEAYLDVIPIVRKNGSLRFAGEGEPVEYAVRMAQLSEEFFAKRLLLQGRFGHRELDRVAERLAAFYRGQRPQPSVLDWGRVDKLRITSDENFAQTEGDIGRTIDRTTWETLRFFTDEFYRQRAALFEERVRKGWIKSGHGDLHLEHIHISPAALCIYDRIEFNDRFRSVDVASDAAFLAMDLAFQGHLDLGRYFLEEMARRLDDPEMLELTDFYCCQRAYVRGKVESMTARDPLVPQEAQEACRRRARRYFALGLRYATVGSRPAILAVMGRIGSGKTSLAAGLADTLGWKLLSSDPLRKELAGLPAEGRPSEEVRSWLYSPEFSEKTYRELLRRAEEILRTDSGALLDATFSRREERRRLQELCRQAGADLLFLEAQAGEADRKDRLLAREKEPGMVSDARLENLASLDQQFEPPDELSKEAHLVIPCREHPDAAVSSALQALAARKAAPHP from the coding sequence ATGCCTAGCCAGGAACCCCCTCGACCCCCTTGCCTCTCCCCCGATGAGCTCCTCGGCTTTTTGCGCGACCCACGCTCCTATCCCCACCCTCCCGAGCGGGTCGCCTTTCTCCAGACCCATGCGTCCTACGTCTTCGTCGTCCCGCCCTACGTCTACAAGGTCAAGAAGCCGGTCAACTTTGGCTTTCTCGACTACTCGACCCTCGAACGGCGGAAGCACTTCTGCGAGCAGGAAGTCGCCTTGAACCGGGAGCTCTGCCCCGAAGCCTACCTGGACGTGATCCCGATCGTCCGGAAGAACGGCTCGCTCCGCTTCGCGGGGGAGGGAGAGCCTGTCGAATATGCGGTGCGGATGGCCCAGCTTTCCGAGGAGTTCTTTGCCAAGCGCCTCCTCCTCCAGGGGCGGTTCGGCCACCGCGAGCTCGACCGGGTCGCCGAGCGGCTGGCCGCGTTCTATCGAGGACAGCGGCCGCAGCCATCGGTTCTCGATTGGGGCCGGGTCGACAAGCTGCGAATCACCTCCGACGAGAACTTTGCCCAGACCGAGGGGGATATCGGCAGGACGATCGACCGGACGACCTGGGAGACGCTCCGCTTCTTCACCGATGAGTTCTATCGGCAGCGCGCCGCGCTCTTCGAGGAGCGGGTGCGCAAAGGATGGATCAAGAGCGGCCATGGCGACCTCCACCTCGAGCACATCCACATTTCGCCCGCAGCCCTCTGCATCTACGACCGGATCGAGTTCAACGACCGCTTCCGCTCGGTCGATGTCGCGAGCGACGCGGCCTTTCTGGCGATGGACCTCGCCTTCCAGGGCCACCTGGACCTGGGCCGCTACTTCCTCGAGGAGATGGCGCGGCGGCTCGACGATCCAGAGATGCTCGAGCTGACCGACTTCTACTGCTGCCAGCGGGCCTATGTCCGCGGCAAGGTCGAATCGATGACCGCCCGCGATCCGCTGGTTCCGCAGGAGGCGCAAGAGGCCTGCCGGCGGCGCGCCCGGCGCTACTTTGCCCTCGGGCTCCGCTATGCCACGGTCGGCTCCCGACCGGCCATCCTTGCAGTGATGGGCCGGATCGGATCTGGCAAGACAAGCCTGGCGGCCGGGCTCGCCGACACTCTTGGCTGGAAGCTTCTCTCCTCGGATCCGCTTCGCAAGGAGCTCGCCGGGCTCCCCGCCGAAGGAAGGCCAAGCGAAGAGGTACGGTCCTGGCTCTACTCCCCGGAGTTCTCCGAGAAGACCTACCGGGAGCTGCTCCGGCGCGCCGAAGAGATTCTCCGGACGGATTCAGGCGCTCTTCTCGATGCCACCTTCTCCCGTCGGGAGGAGCGGAGGCGGCTTCAGGAGCTCTGCCGGCAAGCGGGAGCCGACCTCCTCTTCCTGGAGGCGCAAGCCGGAGAAGCCGACCGGAAGGATCGGCTTTTGGCACGGGAGAAGGAACCGGGGATGGTCTCCGACGCTCGACTGGAGAACCTCGCCTCTCTCGACCAGCAGTTTGAGCCACCCGACGAACTGTCCAAGGAGGCACACCTCGTGATCCCCTGCCGGGAGCATCCAGACGCCGCCGTTTCCAGCGCCCTTCAGGCGCTAGCCGCCCGAAAGGCCGCCCCTCACCCCTGA